The Leptospira neocaledonica genomic interval CGCTTCTACCTAGAAAAGAGGCTAAAAAAACAATTGGGCTAACCGCTACTTTTGGAAGAAAGATTGCCGTTTGGAAAACTACCCCGCCCGAAGGATCCTTCCAAACAACCTTATAAGTATCGTTTAACGCATCTGGGATAACCGAAATTGGATGAATTATGAAAGTGTCTAACACAAGTGAAGTTAATCCTACCGGAATGAATATGGGAGCCAGGGCTATTTTAGAGGGAACCGATCGGGGATCTACTTTTTCATCTAAGTAGTTCGTAAGAATACGATTTTCTTTTTGAAATGTGGCGCAGCTCAAGACGCTTAAGGAAAGTATAACGATAAAAAAAGTGACTTTTTTCATAATCTAAGCAGGAGGCTAAGATAAAACTAAGGGAATACTATATTGTCAAGTTTTAAAAAAAACAAGGACGAGTCTCCTCGTCCTTCAAATCCAATGTACTTCATCTCACAACGATCAACTTAGTCTCCTCTTCCAAGAAAGCATCCGCCGCTTCCGACCAAGATGCCTTACGTGTGGTAACCTTAGAAGGATCAAAACCTTCTTCTTCTACTAATCTCAAAATTTCAGGGATCCATTCTCTGGACCGAACTCTTCCCAAACGAATGGTAGCGCCATTATTATATAATTCTAAATAAGGAATTGGGATACTATTGGTCCAGAAAATAGAAGCGGATCCGAATTCTCCTTCTATTCCGAGAGACCTAAGACCACAGTCCCAACCTTCCGCAGTTCCATTTGCATCTGCAATAATATCAAACTTACCGAAACTTTTGGGAAAAGAAGTCACCTGCTCCACTTTCACTCCGTAGGATTCCGCGATCTGTAAACGTTTTTTGTCTGTGTCCATGTATACTAGTTCCGCGGCGCCCATATGTTTTGCAAGAGCGGCAGTATATAATCCAATACTAGAAGCAAAACCTCCTAACACTAGCACGGATCTATTTTTGTTTTGTTTGAGGTGCATCCCCACAAGCTTCCAAGCTTCTACAATATTATCGCTAATGCTTGCGATCGCAGCAGGATCGGTCTTATTAGAAAATGGGATCAACATCTCTTTTGCATAAGGAACCAAAACGGAATCGGAGATCGCCCCACCGAATTCCTTGGCACCTTTTCCCATTCCGTAAGCACTTGTATGGGGAACAGTGCTGCAACTTTTAGTTAGTCCGGTTTCACAATTCGCACAATGCCCACAGGAAATTTGAAAAGGAACCGCCACACGCATTCCTTTGGGGAAGAGGGAAGATAATTCTTCACTTGTTTCTATAATTTCTCCTACAAACTCATGGCCTAAAGGAAAAGGAGGACGGAATAATGTCTGCCCTCTTAAAATAGGAAGATCCAGATCGCATCTGGCTACCGCCAAGGGACGAACCAAGGCCTGGTTCGGTCCGGAAAGTTTAGGATCCAGGACTTCCTCCCATTCTACTCGATTTCTTTTAGAAAATAGCAATTGTTGCATGGCCTTCCTCCGATAGACCAATCAGTCTATCATCAAATCGTCCTCATAAAAATAGGATAGACCAGTTAGTCTATCATTTTATTTTAGTCCGATGAACAAACGAAAACCTGAACTAGTCTCGGGAGAAGGTCCCTTCGAAAGGATAGCATCCACGGCAGTCCGTCTGATGTATTCCCAAGGATATGCTGGAACCTCGATTAACCAGGTGATCGATGAATCTGAATCACATAAGGCCAGTTTTTATAGATACTTTCAAACTAAGGAAGATTTAGGAAAAGAATACTTAGAAAGACAGGGTAAGGATTTTCAAAAAGGCTGGGAGAGATTGATGGAAAAATCCGAAACTCCCGAAGAGTTCGTGCATAGATGGATGGCTCTTTTAAAAAAGCAGGTCAAGTCCGGAAAATATTTCGGATGTCCTCTCGCTCGATTTATGGGAAGTTTAGATAGACCGGAGCCGGATCTAGCCGAGAGAAGTTCGTCCGTATTAGGATCCTGGATCTCTTGTCTGGAAAATTATTTTGAAAAGAATAAGAAGGCTCTAACACTTCCCTCAAACTTTGATTCCAGAAAAAAAGCGGAACTATTTTTGAAATTATTTCAAGGGAATTCACAATTTTATGTGATGACTCATGACCCCAAATATTTTAACGAATTAGAAGAAGAGATGCTTTCTGAATTAAAAAGCATTATAAAAAATTAAACTATTTTTGTCTTCTTAAGGGAGATCTTTACCTTCTTCCCTTTTAATCTTACAATCTTACCAGGGGCGCCCACTACCGTACAATTATCCGGGATATCATGGTCTATGACCACCGCTTCTGCACCTATCTTTACATTATTGCCCACGTGAACAGGACCCAATACTGTAGCTCTTGCACCTATGAGCACATTATTCCCCACAGTCGGATGACGTTTTCCTTGATGATTTCCTGTTCCGCCCAGGGTGACTCCATGGAATAGGATACAATCATCTCCGATTTCCGCAGTTCCGCCAATTACGATCCCCATTCCGTGGTCTATGAATAACCCACTGCCGATCTTTGCTCCAGGATGGATTTCTATTCCTGTCAAAAAACGATTGAACTGGGAGATAAATCGAGCTAAGAACTTTAATCTTATCTTATATAAAGGATATGCAATATACTTATGCATCAGAATGGAATGTAACCCAGGATAGAGTAAAAATTCCATTCCCCGAGCTGCAGGATCATTTTTAAAAATTGCTTGGATTTCTCGAATCATTCGGAAAATTTAATGAGATCTTTTATTTTTTCGTTCTGATCTGGAATATTCTTCCTTACTTTCTCTTTTGGCTACATAGTTTGCTAAAGTCAGAATGGCTCCTCCCCAGAAAGCGGCCCAAAAACCGGGAACGAATATTTTATCAGGGAAAATATTTGCGATCCAGAATAGCACGATCGCATTTACCACAAGTCCTGCAATTCCCAAAGTTAAAAGATAGACCAGGTATCCGACTCCGAGGGTTACCAAAACTAGAAACCATCTTAAAACAAAATTTAAAAAACCGAAGAATAGGACGATTACCACTACGTCCCAAACATGATTGCTGACACGAAAGCCCGAATCAATGAGGGGAAAAACGAAAACTACTACCAAGGACTGGAGTAAAACGGAAAAAAGAAGTCTGTACATCTATATCCTTAAACTGTGGAATCGAGGAACTGTCCCAAATGAGGAGGCAATCCGCCAGGAGGAATAACTACCGTTTGTGGCTGCACGATTGCATTGTCCGAAACGGAAGCTACTTCTCTGGGTTGGTCTCCTACTAATGCAGGCGCCGAAGAATCGGAATATAAAATTTGTCGAGATCCGACAGCCATATAAGGCATATTCTTCTTCCTTTCTGTTATATTCTTGCTATTAGACGAATTCGAAAAGCAAAATTATGATCTAACCTTCTAGAACCAATCCACAATCCATTTTTTCGACCACAAATCCGGTATAGATCAATGGGTAGAGCAAGTAAGTTCCAAACCCTAATACCCAGGCAAATCCTGTACGAGGTGTATCCCTTTCCCCTGTGCTTTGGAAATATAAGCGAACGGATCTAAATGGCTTTTTGCCAGTGCTGGATGCTGCTAAAGATTTATCTGTAATTCCCAGGCCGCAATTATGAGTTAGCTTGTTTCCTTCGATACTGATGAGCACTTCTTTTCTTTCGGATTTAGTCCAGGAAACTCTTCTGGTGACTGCACCCTCTAATTCTAGTTCTTTGGATCTGGCGCCCGTTCCGACTAAGATGGGAAACCTGGCGTATTCTCTATCAAGCCTTCTGTCTTTGCCTTCCGTTCCTGTTGCAAAAGTGGCCATCAAAGTTTTTACATCATATTCCAAATCATCCTCGAATTGGACTAAGACGGGCATTTCGGATCTTTGTTCTCCGGAAGAAGGCAACTGAACTTCTGGATTTTTCTTTTCCGCTCCGGAACAGGATAAAAGGAAAGAGAAGATAGAAACAAAAAATATCGTATAATATTTATCAAATGAATTCATAGTATGTCCGACACTTCTATGAAACCCCGGAAAGAATTCCTGTCCAGCTAAAATCACGGTTGGACGAATACAAATTGACAAAGGTTTCAAACAAAACGATAAATAGAAATTTATTTCATATGTCCGACTCGAGGCCCGGGTTAGATATTAAATAAGTGCCAAGACCTATCGGGAAGGCCTAATATGCGATCCTTATCCATAAACCATTATATACTTCTAATATTTTCCAAAACGAAACTCCAGTTCGGATTTTCTAAACGAATACAGATCCTTATTCTATTATCGATCTATTCTTGCTCTTCCTTTCCAAGAGGTGATAAGTCTTTGATCTCAAGGGAGCATCAATATTCTCTTTTTTATACGAATGAAGAAGGTAACGTTTATAGAACAGACCTAAGTCTTAAAACAAAATATAAAGATGCATTTACTGACCTGGAAAAATTCGACTCGGAATTTATAGGTCCTCAAAAGCAAAAATATACTGAAAGAATTAAGGAAGTTTCCTTATACAAATCGGAACTCAAAAAAGACAGCAGTTCTATTATTAGAAAATTAGGAGGAGTTCTTGCAATTGCCGCAATCACTCCTGTTCCATTTGCTTTCGAAACCACTTTAATTTTAGGAACAATCTACGTAACATATCAGAGAGTTACGGAAACTGCTGAAGCAAAGATCAGAAAAAAACATGTAGAATTCCTAATCAATGAATGTGCAAACTCAGAAGACAGTCTAGAAGATTTTAAAGAAGATCATTTGGATATATTTGTTTCCCGTTGGAAAAAAGAATTTATGAAGGAATCCAATCATTTTGTGAATGCAGACGATTGGGAAGATGTTCGCTTACTGGATACTCTTATGGAGAAATACCAGATCGATAAGGAATGGCTTAAGATTAACGCCGAATGGGAATGGAAAGCTTCTACCCAACATTGTAATAGGGAAACCAAAGAGGAAAAAGATAGTCGTATCCATAAGGAAGAAAAGAAATGGAAAAAGAATGGATCCAAGACTGAAAACCGCATTGGATTATCTGAAAAAAGGGGACTCGAATTCCGCTAAGTCCGTCCTAATTTCTTGGACAGAGTCGGAACCGAATAATCCTAATGCATTCTTTCATTTAGGGATGTGCCTCTCTCAATTAGGCGAGATGGTCCCGGCAGAATCCGCATTGCAAGAATGTATCGGCCTGGAACCCGCACATGTGCAAGCCTGGGTAGGACTTGGAGTTCTATTCGCTCGCAAAAAGGATAAGCCTAAAGCAGAATTCCATCTTTCCAAGGCATTGGAACTGGATGATACGGATGTATTTGCTAAAAAAAATCTGGCCGCCGTTTATACAGGCGCTTCTAAATTCGATCGTGCCTTAGATCTACTCAAAGATCTGTCTGAATCGGAGCTGTCCGATTCCCCTACTCTATATGCATTAGCAATTTGTTATGTTAGAACCAATCGTTTCGAGGAAGCCAGAGAAACTTTCCGAAAATTAGAGATCGTAGGTATCCCAGACCAGGTCAAAAAAGAATATCTTCAACTGAAACAGTTGTTGGAAGAGAAACAATTCGAGCAAGGCGGGATCTGGAGTTTTCTTAAAAAAGAAGAAGAGAACTGACTTTTTTTCTTTTCTACTTGACTTTCTTTTTCAATTTGCCGAGTCTAAAATCATAACGTATGGCGCAGAATTTTTTCCAAGCTAATTTGCTCGGTCTCCTCTTACTCCTTCTTTGGAGTTGAGAGGACGGAAATATTGCGCGTGCAAAAACCCGCTTCTCTTGAGCGGGTTTTTTTGTATCAGGGCCTCTTTCCCGGCAAAATCTCTCGCTCTTGAGACCGGAAAAAGAGAGTATCCATGGAACAAAAATCAAACGCTGATGTAGCGACACAATATCCTTCCATTCAAGAGATGATCATACCCGGTCAGGGTTTGAAAACTCCTCCTGTTTCTCCATTCTTTATGGATGTTACTTTAAGAGACGGTAATCAAGCTTTACGTAAACCTTGGAACCTGGAAGAAAAAGAAAT includes:
- a CDS encoding zinc-dependent alcohol dehydrogenase, with translation MQQLLFSKRNRVEWEEVLDPKLSGPNQALVRPLAVARCDLDLPILRGQTLFRPPFPLGHEFVGEIIETSEELSSLFPKGMRVAVPFQISCGHCANCETGLTKSCSTVPHTSAYGMGKGAKEFGGAISDSVLVPYAKEMLIPFSNKTDPAAIASISDNIVEAWKLVGMHLKQNKNRSVLVLGGFASSIGLYTAALAKHMGAAELVYMDTDKKRLQIAESYGVKVEQVTSFPKSFGKFDIIADANGTAEGWDCGLRSLGIEGEFGSASIFWTNSIPIPYLELYNNGATIRLGRVRSREWIPEILRLVEEEGFDPSKVTTRKASWSEAADAFLEEETKLIVVR
- a CDS encoding phage holin family protein — encoded protein: MYRLLFSVLLQSLVVVFVFPLIDSGFRVSNHVWDVVVIVLFFGFLNFVLRWFLVLVTLGVGYLVYLLTLGIAGLVVNAIVLFWIANIFPDKIFVPGFWAAFWGGAILTLANYVAKRESKEEYSRSERKNKRSH
- the epsC gene encoding serine O-acetyltransferase EpsC, whose translation is MIREIQAIFKNDPAARGMEFLLYPGLHSILMHKYIAYPLYKIRLKFLARFISQFNRFLTGIEIHPGAKIGSGLFIDHGMGIVIGGTAEIGDDCILFHGVTLGGTGNHQGKRHPTVGNNVLIGARATVLGPVHVGNNVKIGAEAVVIDHDIPDNCTVVGAPGKIVRLKGKKVKISLKKTKIV
- a CDS encoding TetR/AcrR family transcriptional regulator, with the translated sequence MNKRKPELVSGEGPFERIASTAVRLMYSQGYAGTSINQVIDESESHKASFYRYFQTKEDLGKEYLERQGKDFQKGWERLMEKSETPEEFVHRWMALLKKQVKSGKYFGCPLARFMGSLDRPEPDLAERSSSVLGSWISCLENYFEKNKKALTLPSNFDSRKKAELFLKLFQGNSQFYVMTHDPKYFNELEEEMLSELKSIIKN
- a CDS encoding tetratricopeptide repeat protein produces the protein MDPRLKTALDYLKKGDSNSAKSVLISWTESEPNNPNAFFHLGMCLSQLGEMVPAESALQECIGLEPAHVQAWVGLGVLFARKKDKPKAEFHLSKALELDDTDVFAKKNLAAVYTGASKFDRALDLLKDLSESELSDSPTLYALAICYVRTNRFEEARETFRKLEIVGIPDQVKKEYLQLKQLLEEKQFEQGGIWSFLKKEEEN